One genomic region from Anopheles bellator chromosome 2, idAnoBellAS_SP24_06.2, whole genome shotgun sequence encodes:
- the LOC131212346 gene encoding microtubule-associated protein Jupiter isoform X1, with the protein MATYAAFKHVELYNVGNTKKRVLKPPGGGSSDLFGSDLGATPRTMSKNRMQSNIFAAPSSGAQKNVFRQGVHRYYLLGSETPRRTGNGGQDSHNRLFGELDRPFTPSKNHMKSNLPIGGDHTDGRKPQQNGKSNGVAHQNGNGTANGHHTNGHSNGNGHISSASSDNGSSHIFLRRLTSPRSPRSPRFAQRNPVTGNGVEDYADKPRKASSRRGAVGDGNPITGEGYSKSNGAAEINTTVPSLNSGGHVINKNRIPPGGFSSGLW; encoded by the exons AGTTCTGAAACCACcgggcggtggcagcagtgatcttttcggttcggaccTGGGAGCTACTCCGCGCACCATGAGCAAGAACCGCATGCAGTCGAACATCTTCGCAGCCCCATCATCTGGCGCCCAGAAGAATG TCTTCCGCCAAGGAGTTCACCGATACTACCTGCTTG GCTCAGAAACTCCACGCCGTACCGGCAACGGCGGGCAGGACTCGCACAACCGGCTGTTCGGTGAGCTGGACCGTCCGTTCACTCCGTCGAAGAACCACATGAAGAGCAATctgccgatcggtggcgatcaCACCGATGGCCGCAAGCCGCAGCAGAACGGCAAATCGAACGGCGTGGCACACCAgaacggcaacggaacggccaaCGGACATCACACCAATGGACacagcaacggcaacggccacaTCTCGTCGGCCTCTTCAGACAACGGATCCAGCCACA TCTTCCTGAGGAGATTAA CATCGCCGCGATCACCTCGCTCGCCACGATTTGCGCAACGGAACCCAGTTACCGGCAACGGAGTCGAAGACTACGCCGACAAGCCACGGAAGGCCAGCTCGAGACGTGGAGCAGTAGGAG ATGGCAATCCGATAACTGGGGAAGGATACAGCAAATCGAACGGTGCAGCCGAAATCAACACTACGGTGCCGTCGCTGAACAGTGGAGGACACGTGATCAACAAGAATCGCATCCCGCCCGGTGGCTTCTCGTCGGGACTTTGGTAA
- the LOC131212346 gene encoding microtubule-associated protein Jupiter isoform X2: protein MATYAAFKHVELYNVGNTKKRVLKPPGGGSSDLFGSDLGATPRTMSKNRMQSNIFAAPSSGAQKNVFRQGVHRYYLLGSETPRRTGNGGQDSHNRLFGELDRPFTPSKNHMKSNLPIGGDHTDGRKPQQNGKSNGVAHQNGNGTANGHHTNGHSNGNGHISSASSDNGSSHTSPRSPRSPRFAQRNPVTGNGVEDYADKPRKASSRRGAVGDGNPITGEGYSKSNGAAEINTTVPSLNSGGHVINKNRIPPGGFSSGLW from the exons AGTTCTGAAACCACcgggcggtggcagcagtgatcttttcggttcggaccTGGGAGCTACTCCGCGCACCATGAGCAAGAACCGCATGCAGTCGAACATCTTCGCAGCCCCATCATCTGGCGCCCAGAAGAATG TCTTCCGCCAAGGAGTTCACCGATACTACCTGCTTG GCTCAGAAACTCCACGCCGTACCGGCAACGGCGGGCAGGACTCGCACAACCGGCTGTTCGGTGAGCTGGACCGTCCGTTCACTCCGTCGAAGAACCACATGAAGAGCAATctgccgatcggtggcgatcaCACCGATGGCCGCAAGCCGCAGCAGAACGGCAAATCGAACGGCGTGGCACACCAgaacggcaacggaacggccaaCGGACATCACACCAATGGACacagcaacggcaacggccacaTCTCGTCGGCCTCTTCAGACAACGGATCCAGCCACA CATCGCCGCGATCACCTCGCTCGCCACGATTTGCGCAACGGAACCCAGTTACCGGCAACGGAGTCGAAGACTACGCCGACAAGCCACGGAAGGCCAGCTCGAGACGTGGAGCAGTAGGAG ATGGCAATCCGATAACTGGGGAAGGATACAGCAAATCGAACGGTGCAGCCGAAATCAACACTACGGTGCCGTCGCTGAACAGTGGAGGACACGTGATCAACAAGAATCGCATCCCGCCCGGTGGCTTCTCGTCGGGACTTTGGTAA
- the LOC131212346 gene encoding microtubule-associated protein Jupiter isoform X4: MATYAAFKHVELYNVGNTKKRVLKPPGGGSSDLFGSDLGATPRTMSKNRMQSNIFAAPSSGAQKNVFRQGVHRYYLLGSETPRRTGNGGQDSHNRLFGELDRPFTPSKNHMKSNLPIGGDHTDGRKPQQNGKSNGVAHQNGNGTANGHHTNGHSNGNGHISSASSDNGSSHNGNPITGEGYSKSNGAAEINTTVPSLNSGGHVINKNRIPPGGFSSGLW; encoded by the exons AGTTCTGAAACCACcgggcggtggcagcagtgatcttttcggttcggaccTGGGAGCTACTCCGCGCACCATGAGCAAGAACCGCATGCAGTCGAACATCTTCGCAGCCCCATCATCTGGCGCCCAGAAGAATG TCTTCCGCCAAGGAGTTCACCGATACTACCTGCTTG GCTCAGAAACTCCACGCCGTACCGGCAACGGCGGGCAGGACTCGCACAACCGGCTGTTCGGTGAGCTGGACCGTCCGTTCACTCCGTCGAAGAACCACATGAAGAGCAATctgccgatcggtggcgatcaCACCGATGGCCGCAAGCCGCAGCAGAACGGCAAATCGAACGGCGTGGCACACCAgaacggcaacggaacggccaaCGGACATCACACCAATGGACacagcaacggcaacggccacaTCTCGTCGGCCTCTTCAGACAACGGATCCAGCCACA ATGGCAATCCGATAACTGGGGAAGGATACAGCAAATCGAACGGTGCAGCCGAAATCAACACTACGGTGCCGTCGCTGAACAGTGGAGGACACGTGATCAACAAGAATCGCATCCCGCCCGGTGGCTTCTCGTCGGGACTTTGGTAA
- the LOC131212346 gene encoding microtubule-associated protein Jupiter isoform X3 produces MATYAAFKHVELYNVGNTKKRVLKPPGGGSSDLFGSDLGATPRTMSKNRMQSNIFAAPSSGAQKNGSETPRRTGNGGQDSHNRLFGELDRPFTPSKNHMKSNLPIGGDHTDGRKPQQNGKSNGVAHQNGNGTANGHHTNGHSNGNGHISSASSDNGSSHIFLRRLTSPRSPRSPRFAQRNPVTGNGVEDYADKPRKASSRRGAVGDGNPITGEGYSKSNGAAEINTTVPSLNSGGHVINKNRIPPGGFSSGLW; encoded by the exons AGTTCTGAAACCACcgggcggtggcagcagtgatcttttcggttcggaccTGGGAGCTACTCCGCGCACCATGAGCAAGAACCGCATGCAGTCGAACATCTTCGCAGCCCCATCATCTGGCGCCCAGAAGAATG GCTCAGAAACTCCACGCCGTACCGGCAACGGCGGGCAGGACTCGCACAACCGGCTGTTCGGTGAGCTGGACCGTCCGTTCACTCCGTCGAAGAACCACATGAAGAGCAATctgccgatcggtggcgatcaCACCGATGGCCGCAAGCCGCAGCAGAACGGCAAATCGAACGGCGTGGCACACCAgaacggcaacggaacggccaaCGGACATCACACCAATGGACacagcaacggcaacggccacaTCTCGTCGGCCTCTTCAGACAACGGATCCAGCCACA TCTTCCTGAGGAGATTAA CATCGCCGCGATCACCTCGCTCGCCACGATTTGCGCAACGGAACCCAGTTACCGGCAACGGAGTCGAAGACTACGCCGACAAGCCACGGAAGGCCAGCTCGAGACGTGGAGCAGTAGGAG ATGGCAATCCGATAACTGGGGAAGGATACAGCAAATCGAACGGTGCAGCCGAAATCAACACTACGGTGCCGTCGCTGAACAGTGGAGGACACGTGATCAACAAGAATCGCATCCCGCCCGGTGGCTTCTCGTCGGGACTTTGGTAA
- the LOC131209487 gene encoding D-aminoacyl-tRNA deacylase encodes MKAIIQRVTSASVTVCDECVSSIGRGLCVLVGISTDDNANDVDWLARKLLNIRLFEEPATGKRWMQSVSDQQLEILCVSQFTLYHRMKGNRPDFSRAMQGPQAQELYGTLLQKLREQYTADRIKDGVFGAMMQVHIQNDGPVTLEIESPPQTDQERQKLQRSQGRKAQVKDLQTAPAGGE; translated from the exons ATGAAGGCAATCATTCAACGTGTAACATCGGCCAGCGTTACGG TTTGCGATGAATGTGTTAGCAGCATCGGCCGAGGGCTGTGCGTTTTGGTGGGCATCTCGACGGACGATAACGCGAACGATGTGGACTGGCT AGCCCGCAAGCTGCTCAACATCCGGCTGTTCGAAGAGCCGGCCACAGGCAAACGGTGGATGCAGTCCGTGTCCGATCAACAGCTGGAAATCCTCTGCGTCAGCCAGTTCACATTATACCACCGGATGAAGGGAAATCGTCCCGACTTTAGTCGCGCCATGCAAGGACCCCAAGCGCAAGAACTGTACGGAACGCTGCTGCAGAAGTTGCGTGAGCAGTACACGGCGGACCGCATTAAGGACGGCGTGTTTGGGGCCATGATGCAGGTGCACATCCAGAACGATGGACCCGTCACGCTGGAGATTGAATCACCGCCGCAAACGGACCAAGAGCGACAGAAACTGCAGCGCTCGCAAGGACGCAAGGCGCAGGTGAAGGACTTGCAAACGGCACCGGCTGGTGGCGAGTGA